A genomic region of Capra hircus breed San Clemente chromosome 21, ASM170441v1, whole genome shotgun sequence contains the following coding sequences:
- the C21H14orf132 gene encoding uncharacterized protein C14orf132 homolog — protein MDLSFMAAQLPMMGGAFMDSPNEDFSTEYSLFNSSTNVHAASNGQGQPEEPPRSSNDAVLLWIAIIATLGNIVVVGVVYAFTF, from the coding sequence CTCCCCATGATGGGAGGTGCCTTCATGGACTCGCCCAACGAGGACTTCAGCACCGAGTACTCCCTCTTTAACTCCTCCACCAACGTCCACGCGGCCTCCAATGGCCAAGGGCAGCCGGAGGAGCCGCCCAGGTCCTCCAACGACGCGGTGCTGCTCTGGATCGCCATCATAGCGACACTGGGGAACAtcgtggtggtgggggtggtgtaCGCCTTCACCTTCTGA